The region GTGCCATTGAGCAAAAAGTACAGGCGATTGTGGAGGATGCTGTGACCTTTGCCGAGCAAAGTCCGGAGCCTAAGCCTGAAGAACTCTATGACTATATCTTTGCGGATGAGTAATGGCGGCTCAATTCGGTTGACCACATTACAATAGAAAAAACTCTCCTAGAGCATTGGCATGCTGTTGACGCCTCACCTTCTATTTGCTTGGCTCGATGGTCTTTGGGATGGGATATTTTCCACCCAAGGGATTATGATCCTGCTGCTGATGGGCTACGCAGGGGCAATGTGGCTCTTTTTGTCCAGTGCTCCCAAGGTTTACACCGTCATGGTCTCGGATCTAGAGCACGCACGGCAGTTCTATGAGCAGGAGTTGGGTTTAGCCATTGCCGATGTGCCCCTGCACTACTACTACAACTATGAGCAAACCCTGGGTGTGGCCTCGATGGATCCCCTCTATGTCCCCTCGGCCCTGAGCTACAGCAGTCCCAAGCGCCCCAGTCCCAGTGATGGTTTGTGGTACCAACTCAAGAAAAATACCCAACTCCATGTCATTAGTGGTGCTAGCAAGGGGGAACGCAATCGCCAGCGCCATGTCTGCTTTGACCGTGAGTGCCTCGAACTCCTATTGTTGCGAATTCAGCGGCGGCAACTGCGCTACAAAATGCGGAGCGATCGCCCCCTGAATTTCCTTGTTAAGGACTACGACGGCACTGTGATTGAAATGGCAGAAATTTCGGCGCGGCCATGACCAATCTCCAAGAGCTCCCTAGTCGTGGCCATCTCTTGACAGAGCAGATCAATCCCGCCAGTCAAAACCTCGATCAGCTCACCCCCTTGGAACTGGTTGATCTTTTTAATCAGGAAGATGCCCATACCCTGCGGGCGATCGCCCAAGCCCGCGAGGCTTTAGCCCAAACCATTAGTGCCACAGCAGCCCGCCTCCGCCAAGGGGGACGGCTTTTTTACATTGGTGCCGGCACTAGTGGTCGTTTGGGGGTTTTGGATGCTGCGGAATGTCCACCCACGTTTTGTACACCGCCCCATTTGGTTCAGGGTATTCTCGCTGGCGGTGACGCAGCCCTGGTGCGCAGTTCCGAAGGGCTAGAGGATCGCTACGAAGACGGCGCAGCGGTGGTGGGCGATCGCCAGATCACGGCCCAAGATGTGGTCATTGGCATTAGTGCTGGCGGCACGACTCCCTATGTCCATGGGGCACTGGATGCTGCCCAAGGGGTGGGGGCCCTGACTGTGTTTATGGCCTGCGTTCCCGTGGAGCAAGTGCAGCGCAGTGCTGACATTGATATTCGCCTGTTAGTGGGGCCTGAACTTCTTGCTGGATCCACCCGCTTGAAGGCGGGTACCGCAACAAAAATGGCACTGAATATTATTTCCACAGGGGTGATGGTGCAGTTGGGCAAAGTCTATGGCAACCGTATGGTGGATGTGGCCGTCAGCAATCGTAAACTCCTGGATCGTGCCCTGCGGATTCTCACGGATGTCACAGGAATGGATCGCGCAGCGGCCGCGGCGCTTCTCGAGCGCAGTGGCTACCAAGTGAAGCGTGCCCTGCTCATGCACTGGACAGGCCTGGATGCCCCTGCTGCTCAAGCCCTACTGGATCAACAGAATGGCCAACTGCACGCGGCCAGAAGTGCTGCCCTTGACCCCTAGAGGTCCACTTTGAAGCGGAAACCACGGCCACTGCGGGGTTCCTCAAACTGCCTGTAGACTCTTGGTTCTGGGCGGGCAGGCACAGGGGAAATCTCCAGGCGGTTTTCAATCTCCGCCATACTACTTACAGGCTGGTCAGCATTGGGACTTGCCCCAGGATTGGGGGCGGATTGCAGTGCTGATCGCAACTCGGGACTCACTTGAATCGGGCCAATGGCAGCAGAATCTGCAAAGGCAGGTAAAGCAGTCAGTGTGCTGGCAAAAATCGCCAAGGTGAGGGTGGAAAGACGCATAGGGAGAGACCTCAAAGGGGGTAAAACTAGGTATTTATAACCCCTAACTGCGTTGGGAGTATTCTCTATGGGCTCTATTTTAGCTGTTAGGTGGGCAGCCCTGCGCTTTACCGTTGGCGCAGCCTCGGTGAGTGTTGGGATGCAAGCCCTGCTTGCTGCCTGGGGTACCGCTCGCTAGAGGTGCGCAGCAGTAACCAATCTCTGCTGCTGGGGCTGTTTGAGTTTTCGATGTATTTTCCTAGGGTTAATACCGTGACACCTGCCGATGATGCAGTGAAATCCAACTCATGCCAAAGCACATTTTTCCCCCAAACCTGATTCATGAATGCGGTAGCCAATATCCAACAGAGGGCGGTGGGGGATCCCCCCTTAACGCTCAGAAAAGGCCCGATGGAGTAGCAGAGGCCATGGAGAAGCCTGCGCGCTACCCGTCAGCATCAGTATTGAAAGTGTGTCACAAAAATTTCTGCTGATCTCTACCCCTACCCATAGGGTAACGATACAATCAGGACAGCCATTGGGGATGTGAGACACGTGAATCATACATTTTTAGTTGATGGGGGACGGTGGCTGCTCAAGGGCACGTGGCTAGAGGCCAATCAAGAACCCATTCCAGTGACGGGCAGGATTCTTGTCTCCTACGGCCAAGATGACTGGTTTTCAATGGCGGCCAAGATCACATTTGCCGATCAAGTGAAGCCAGAATTACTGTTGCAGTCGCGGGGAAAGGTGGAACTGGATGAGCAGGTGTTTACCTATGTGCTCCAACACAGCCTCTTGGGTCGGCTAGAAGGGGAGGGCTGGATTACCCCCCATGCGATCGTGCAGCAGTTTATTTTGCTGGGGGATGTCAACCGCTGTACCGGTTTTGAGCACTACTGGCAGTTGGATGCCAATCACTACACCCTGCTTAGCGGCATTCACAACAACCATAGGCTCAAACATTTGCTTGAGGCCACCCTTGAGCGGGTTTAGTGGGGGTGAGGGGTGCGCTGGCAATGGCGTATCTATGAGGAACCTCTTCAGGAACCCTTGACAACGGCACAGGGGGTCTGGCGATCGCGCTCAGGGATTTATCTGCGTCTCGAAGATGAACAGGGTCAAGTGGGCTACGGTGAAATTGCCCCCCTCCCCGGCTGGGGCAGCGAAACCCTCAATGCTGATATTGCCCTGTGTCAGCAACTCCCTGGCCACCTGACCCCAGAGATCATGGCCACAATTCCAGAGGCGTTACCTGCTGCCCAGTTTGGTTTTGCCACCGCCTGGCAGAGTGTGGGGCGATTGCCCTATAGGGTGCGTCCTTGGCCAATCTGCGCACTTTTAGGGAGTGGTCAGGCTGCCCTTGAGCAGTGGCAGCAGTCTTGGCAACGGGGACAAACGACCTTCAAGTGGAAAGTGGGTGTGATGTCTCCAGAGGAGGAACAGGCAATCCTCAAGGCGCTACTGGCTGCGCTGCCCCCAGGGGCCAAATTACGCCTTGATGCCAATGGCAGCTGGGATAGGGCAACGGCAAACCGCTGGTTCGCTTGGCTCGATCGCCATGGGAACGGCAAAATTGAGTATGTGGAGCAACCGCTACCCCCTGACCAATGGCAGGCTCTATTGAGCCTTGCCCAAACGGTGACAACAGCGATCGCCCTCGATGAAAGTGTGGTCAGTGCTGCGGAAGTGCAGCGTTGGGTCGATCGCGGCTGGCCAGGATTCTTTGTGATTAAGACGGCTCTCTTTGGTGATCCAGACAGCCTGAGTCTCTTGTTGCGGCGGGGTTTAGAACCGCAGCGGCTCGTCTTTTCCTCTGCCCTCGAAGGGGCGATCGCCCGCACGGCGATTTTTCATCTTTTGGAAACATGGCAACCCTGTCATGCCCTCGGCTTTGGCGTTGACCGCTGGCGATCGGCACCCCTACTGACTACCCTTACCGCCTACGAACGCCTCTGGGAACGCCTTGACCAATGAAATGGGATACAAGCCCCGTCCTTTTAGGACTTTTGATTTCTCATGTATTCCTTAAGCACCTCTAACGGCGCTCCTCCAACAGATGCCGCAAAATAACTAGGGCTCCAAAGTGATTCTTCATGTGGTTTTGGTAGTGCAGCTTTTCCATATCGACGACTAGATACACCTTTAAGCGCATTTACAATCTGGGAAAGAGAAAGTTTGGGAGGATACTCGATTAGCGCATGGACATGGTCTTCTTCGCCGTTAAATTCAAGAATCTGAAAATCCATCTTCTTGGCGACTTCTCGAAACGATTTCTCGATTAGCTCTAATCCCTCAGCGCTAAGGACTGGCCGGCAATACTTAGTCACGCATACCAAATGAATCTTTAGGTCCGTAACACTGTGCCTTCGTTTACGAAGATGACTTGACATTGCCTGTAGACCAACCTATAATCTATCCACAGACCAATTATAGCACAACCAATGAAAGCTATATATAGGTATCGTTTCTATCCCACAGACCAACAAAGACAACGCCTAGCTCAGTTGTTTGGGTGTGTCCGTGTGGTATGGAACGATGCACTGGAAATCTGCAAGAAATCTGATAAATTGCCAAAAACTAGTGAATTGCAAAAGCTAGTAATTACCCAAGCAAAGAAAACACCAGAGCGGCAATGGTTGTCTGATGTTTCTAATGTCCCGTTACAGCAGTCTGTTGCCGATTTAGGAGTTGCCTATAAAAACTTCTTCGATTCAATTAAAGGTCGGCGAAAAGGCAAAAAGGTCAACCCTCCTAGATTTAAAAAGAAGACAGAAAGACAATCCGCCAGATTTACTACCTGTGGATTTTCAATTAAAGGCGAAGAAGTTTATCTGGCGAAGATTGGTAACATCAGACCAATTTGGTCAAGAAAGCTTCCTTCTAAACCAAGCTCAGTTACGGTGATTAAAGATGCTGCAAATCGATATTTTCTCAGTTTTGTGGTCGAGATCGATCCAGTTGATCAACCTGCAACTAACCCTTCTATCGGCATTGATTTGGGAATTAAAGCGTTTGCTACTTTAAGTACAGGCGAAAAGATTGATGGCCCTGATTATTCGAAGCTAGACAAAAAGATCAGGCGAAAACAACGCAAACTTGCCCGTCAAGTTAAAGGAAGCAAACGACGCGAGAAAACAAGACTGCAAATCGCTAAGCTTCATAGTCGGATTTCAGATATTCGCAGGGATTTCTTGCATAAATTGTCTACCCGCGTGGTTATCGAGAGCCAAGTGATCACGCTGGAAGACTTGAATGTCTCTGGAATGGTGAAGAACCGCAAACTCGCTAGAGCAATTAGCTTGCAAGGTTGGCGAGAATTCAGGGTTTTAGTTGAGGCTAAGTGCAAAAAACTAAACCGTGAGTTTATTGTTATCGACCGATGGGAGCCAACCAGTCGGACTTGCTCAACATGCGGTTTTAAATGGGGCAAAGTCGATCTATCTGTCCGCTCTGTTGTATGCATAAACTGCGGCGCAGAGCACGATAGAGACGAAAATGCCGCAAGAAACATAGAGAAAGTCGGGATAGGGCATTGCCACGACTATAAATGGACGCAGAGGGAGAGTAAGACTCCTTCGGTAGCATCACCCAGTGAAGCGTCAAGAATCATCGCACTTTAGGCCGGTGAGTATGTCAAAATTATGGTGAAACTCACTATAAGTAAAACAGCCTTTACATGCCAGAGCCATGAGCGGTTTGACCTTGGCTGCCACCGATTACAGCTTGCTGACGGATCTCTACGAACTGACGATGGTGTCCACCTACGCCGGCGAAGATTTGGCTTGGACACCGGCCAGTTTTGAACTCAGTGTGCGGCGTCTGCCCCGAGGCTATACGTATCTGGTGGCAATGGGGTTGGCTCAGGTGCTGGAGTATTTGCAACAGCTACGGTTGACACCTCAGCAAATTGATTACCTCAGAGGTCTGGCGGTTTTTGAACGGGCACCGGCAGCATTTTGGGAGCTATTGAGCCAGGGTGAGTTCCGCGGCGATGTCTGGGCGGTTCCGGAAGGAACAGTGGTCTTTGCCCAGGAACCCCTGCTGCGCATTGATGCCCCCCTTTGGCAAGGCCAGTGGATAGAAACTTGTCTGCTCAATATCGTCAACTACCAAACCCTTGTGGCCACCCGTGCTTCCCGGCTGCGACAGTTGGTGGGGGAAGAGGTGGATCTCCTGGAATTTGGCACGCGGCGCGCCTTCAGTCCCCAAGCCTCCCTGTGGGCAGCCCGCTCCGCCCTAGCGGCAGGATTTACAGCCACTTCCAATGTCCTCGCTGCACAGCAGTTGGGGGTGGTTCCCGTAGGCACCATGGCCCATTCCCTAGTCATGGCGATCGCGACCCTCAAGGGAACCGAACAGGACGCCTTTACGGTTTTCTTGCGCTCCTATCCCGAAGGGGCACTCTTGGTGGATACCTATGACAGCCTTGCCGCCATTGCCACCCTCGCCGATCGCCAAGCCGCTGGGGAGATTTTGGTCAAGGCAGTGCGCATTGATTCAGGGGATCTCTTGAGCCTCTCCCAGAAAATCCGTCAACTGTTGCCCCAAGCAAAAATCATTGCCAGTGGCGATCTCGATGAGGGGGAAATTCGCCGCCTGCAGGCAGCGGGTGCCGCAATTGATGCCTATGGCATCGGTACGAAGCTGGTTACGGGAGAACCGGTCAACGGTGTCTATAAACTGGTGGAGATCAATGGTCAGGGGGTGATGAAGATCGCCAGTGGCAAAATGACCCTACCCGGACGCAAGCAAATTTACCGCCGCCCCAGTGGGGATTGCCTTGCCCTTGCCAGCGAGGAACAGGTTTGGGGCAAACCGCTCCTTGAACTGGTTATGAAGGAAGGGTGCCCCCTTTATCCGCCGGAGTCATTGACAACCATTCGCGATCGCCACCGCGCCAGCCTTGCGGAATTGCCAGAGACTCTCTTGGATGTGACCCAGCCCGTGGTTTATTCCCCTGCCCTTGACGCCTTGATCCAACAGTTACGACAGCACCCATGACCATTGCCCTCTTTGGTACCAGTGCCGATCCACCAACCGCCGCCCACGGAGACATTCTCCAGTGGCTGAGCGATCGCTACGATCGCGTTTTCGTGTGGGCAGCCGATAACCCCTTCAAAGGGCAGCAAACCCCCTTGCCCTATCGCCAAGCAATGGTCAATCTATTGGTGCGCAGCCTCAACCGCCCCAATGTCGAGCATCACCCCGAACTCAGCCACCCCTACACCCTTTATTCCGTTGAACAGGTGAAGCAGCGGTGGCCAGGGGAACTCTTCACCCTTGTGGTGGGCAGTGATGTCCTTAGGAAGCTACCCCAGTGGTATCAGGCGGAAAAACTCCTTGGCCAGGTGCAGCTATTGGTCCTGCAGCGTCCTGGCGTTGTCATTGACCCTCAGGATTGGCAAGTGGTGCAGCGGCTGTGTCCCCACGTAGAACTGGCAAACTACCGCGGGCCAGCGGTTTCCTCGACAACCTATCGGCAACAGCGGGATGCCCAACAACTCCCGCCAGCGATCGCCCAGTATATTCAGGAGCAAGGACTTTACTCGCAGCCATGACGGTCTCCCCTTTGCCCCTGGCAGAATTTGTCGTTCGTGTGGACAACGTCATTTTCTCCGTGGATACGGATCAAAATCGCCTCCTGGTGCTACTGGTGCAGCGACAACAGCCTCCCTTTATCGGTTATTGGAGCCTTCCCGGCACCCTCGTGCGGCAGGGGGAATCCCTTGAAGCCGCTGCTTACCGCACCCTAGCGGAAAAAATTCGCGTCAGTAACCTGTATTTGGAGCAACTGTACACCTTTGGCGAATCGGACCGGAATCCCACCTATGGCAAACGCTATCTGTCTGTGAGTTACTTTGCCTTGGTGCGCTTTGCTGATGCCGAACTCATTGTTCCTGGGGAGTTGCCAGTGCAGTGGTTTGCCCTGAGTGCCTGTCCTGATCTGGCCTTTGATCACAGCAAAATTTTGGCCTATGGTCACCGCCGCCTCTGCAATAAGCTGGAGTATAGCCCTGTGGCCTTTGATGTGCTGCCGGAGTATTTCACCCTCAACGATCTCTATCAGTTCTACAGTACCGTCCTAGGGGCTAACTTTTCCGACTATTCTAACTTCCGCTCCCGGCTTCTGAAATTGGGCATCTTGCAAGATACGCACCAGAAAGTCATCCGCGGGGCGGGGCGACCGGCAACCCTCTACCGCTTCGATCGCGAGGCCTTTGCGGCCCTGAAGGATAAGCCCCTTGTTTTTGTTTAACTTTTGAGGAATTGAGGAATTGTCTATGGCTGTGCATCTGTGGATTGCCCAACTGAACTCCACCGTCGGTAGTCTCAGAACCAATGCTGAAGCGATCGCCAGCGCAGTCCAGGAGATCTGCAGCCAGCACCCTGTGGATTTGGTCATTACCCCTGAGCTGGCCCTCTGTGGCTATCCCCCCAAGGATTTGCTACTCAACCGCCATTTTGTTGAGGCGATGCAGCAGGAACTGCACCACCTGGCCAGTGCCTTGCCCCCAGCGGTGGCTGTACTGGTGGGAACAGTTTTGCCCAACCCTGATGCTGACGTCAAAGGTCAAAAGCCACTCTACAATGGCGCTGCTCTCCTGCGCGAAGGTGAGGTGCAACAGGTCTTTGCCAAGCAGTTGTTGCCCACCTACGACGTCTTTGATGAGTGCCGTTACTTTGCCCCTGGCAGTACGGAGAATCTCTTGACACTGACGACGGCCACCGATCAGCTCAAAATTGGCGTCACGATTTGTGAAGACCTGTGGAACAATGAGCAGTTTTGGGGGCAGCGGTACTACGAGCGCAATCCCGTTGCTGAATTGGTGGCTGAGGGAGCGGATCTGATTGTGAATCTCTCGGCCTCCCCCTACTGTGTCGGCAAACCCAAGTTGCGGCAGGCGCTGATTGAGCACACAGCGCGGCAATATCACTGTCCCTTGATCTATGCCAATCAGGTGGGGGGCAATGATGATTTGGTTTTTGATGGCACCAGTTTAGCGGTGAATCGGCAGGGGGAAGTGGTGAGCCGTGCCAAGGGGTTTCGTGAGGATTACCTAGCCGTGCGCTGGCAAGACGGAGATTTGCAACCCACCGCCATGATTGCTCCCTTGGCCAAAGGTGAAGCGGCGGAAATTTGGCAAGCCTTGGTTTTGGGGGTGCGGGATTATGCCCGTAAATGTGGCTTTCGGCAGGTGGTGATTGGTCTCAGTGGCGGTATTGATTCAGCCTTGGTGGCGGCGATCGCAACCGCTGCGGTTG is a window of Thermosynechococcus vestitus BP-1 DNA encoding:
- the murQ gene encoding N-acetylmuramic acid 6-phosphate etherase translates to MTNLQELPSRGHLLTEQINPASQNLDQLTPLELVDLFNQEDAHTLRAIAQAREALAQTISATAARLRQGGRLFYIGAGTSGRLGVLDAAECPPTFCTPPHLVQGILAGGDAALVRSSEGLEDRYEDGAAVVGDRQITAQDVVIGISAGGTTPYVHGALDAAQGVGALTVFMACVPVEQVQRSADIDIRLLVGPELLAGSTRLKAGTATKMALNIISTGVMVQLGKVYGNRMVDVAVSNRKLLDRALRILTDVTGMDRAAAAALLERSGYQVKRALLMHWTGLDAPAAQALLDQQNGQLHAARSAALDP
- a CDS encoding YSIRK-type signal peptide-containing protein (The YSIRK form of extended signal peptide directs nascent proteins to the cross-wall site, while signal peptides lacking YSIRK direct proteins instead to the cell pole. A large fraction of YSIRK proteins are surface proteins anchored by sortase-mediated processing of a C-terminal LPXTG motif.), producing MGSILAVRWAALRFTVGAASVSVGMQALLAAWGTAR
- a CDS encoding o-succinylbenzoate synthase, encoding MRWQWRIYEEPLQEPLTTAQGVWRSRSGIYLRLEDEQGQVGYGEIAPLPGWGSETLNADIALCQQLPGHLTPEIMATIPEALPAAQFGFATAWQSVGRLPYRVRPWPICALLGSGQAALEQWQQSWQRGQTTFKWKVGVMSPEEEQAILKALLAALPPGAKLRLDANGSWDRATANRWFAWLDRHGNGKIEYVEQPLPPDQWQALLSLAQTVTTAIALDESVVSAAEVQRWVDRGWPGFFVIKTALFGDPDSLSLLLRRGLEPQRLVFSSALEGAIARTAIFHLLETWQPCHALGFGVDRWRSAPLLTTLTAYERLWERLDQ
- the tnpA gene encoding IS200/IS605-like element ISTel2 family transposase, encoding MSSHLRKRRHSVTDLKIHLVCVTKYCRPVLSAEGLELIEKSFREVAKKMDFQILEFNGEEDHVHALIEYPPKLSLSQIVNALKGVSSRRYGKAALPKPHEESLWSPSYFAASVGGAPLEVLKEYMRNQKS
- a CDS encoding RNA-guided endonuclease InsQ/TnpB family protein, which translates into the protein MKAIYRYRFYPTDQQRQRLAQLFGCVRVVWNDALEICKKSDKLPKTSELQKLVITQAKKTPERQWLSDVSNVPLQQSVADLGVAYKNFFDSIKGRRKGKKVNPPRFKKKTERQSARFTTCGFSIKGEEVYLAKIGNIRPIWSRKLPSKPSSVTVIKDAANRYFLSFVVEIDPVDQPATNPSIGIDLGIKAFATLSTGEKIDGPDYSKLDKKIRRKQRKLARQVKGSKRREKTRLQIAKLHSRISDIRRDFLHKLSTRVVIESQVITLEDLNVSGMVKNRKLARAISLQGWREFRVLVEAKCKKLNREFIVIDRWEPTSRTCSTCGFKWGKVDLSVRSVVCINCGAEHDRDENAARNIEKVGIGHCHDYKWTQRESKTPSVASPSEASRIIAL
- a CDS encoding nicotinate phosphoribosyltransferase; protein product: MSGLTLAATDYSLLTDLYELTMVSTYAGEDLAWTPASFELSVRRLPRGYTYLVAMGLAQVLEYLQQLRLTPQQIDYLRGLAVFERAPAAFWELLSQGEFRGDVWAVPEGTVVFAQEPLLRIDAPLWQGQWIETCLLNIVNYQTLVATRASRLRQLVGEEVDLLEFGTRRAFSPQASLWAARSALAAGFTATSNVLAAQQLGVVPVGTMAHSLVMAIATLKGTEQDAFTVFLRSYPEGALLVDTYDSLAAIATLADRQAAGEILVKAVRIDSGDLLSLSQKIRQLLPQAKIIASGDLDEGEIRRLQAAGAAIDAYGIGTKLVTGEPVNGVYKLVEINGQGVMKIASGKMTLPGRKQIYRRPSGDCLALASEEQVWGKPLLELVMKEGCPLYPPESLTTIRDRHRASLAELPETLLDVTQPVVYSPALDALIQQLRQHP
- a CDS encoding nicotinate-nucleotide adenylyltransferase — its product is MTIALFGTSADPPTAAHGDILQWLSDRYDRVFVWAADNPFKGQQTPLPYRQAMVNLLVRSLNRPNVEHHPELSHPYTLYSVEQVKQRWPGELFTLVVGSDVLRKLPQWYQAEKLLGQVQLLVLQRPGVVIDPQDWQVVQRLCPHVELANYRGPAVSSTTYRQQRDAQQLPPAIAQYIQEQGLYSQP
- a CDS encoding NUDIX hydrolase, with protein sequence MTVSPLPLAEFVVRVDNVIFSVDTDQNRLLVLLVQRQQPPFIGYWSLPGTLVRQGESLEAAAYRTLAEKIRVSNLYLEQLYTFGESDRNPTYGKRYLSVSYFALVRFADAELIVPGELPVQWFALSACPDLAFDHSKILAYGHRRLCNKLEYSPVAFDVLPEYFTLNDLYQFYSTVLGANFSDYSNFRSRLLKLGILQDTHQKVIRGAGRPATLYRFDREAFAALKDKPLVFV
- a CDS encoding NAD+ synthase, with the protein product MAVHLWIAQLNSTVGSLRTNAEAIASAVQEICSQHPVDLVITPELALCGYPPKDLLLNRHFVEAMQQELHHLASALPPAVAVLVGTVLPNPDADVKGQKPLYNGAALLREGEVQQVFAKQLLPTYDVFDECRYFAPGSTENLLTLTTATDQLKIGVTICEDLWNNEQFWGQRYYERNPVAELVAEGADLIVNLSASPYCVGKPKLRQALIEHTARQYHCPLIYANQVGGNDDLVFDGTSLAVNRQGEVVSRAKGFREDYLAVRWQDGDLQPTAMIAPLAKGEAAEIWQALVLGVRDYARKCGFRQVVIGLSGGIDSALVAAIATAAVGKEQVLGVLMPSPYSSEHSITDAKDLAANLGIATQVLPIAPLMQTYSEVLAPLFAGTPSGVAEENIQARIRGTLLMAIANKFGHLLLSTGNKSELAVGYCTLYGDMNGGLAAIADVPKTRVYELCHWLNGQAAQGRPIPDLPIAGPVVIPPHILSKAPSAELKPGQRDQDSLPPYDILDGILARMIDRHQSDQEIAAAGYDLDLVQHVRRMVQRAEFKRQQAAPGLKITDRAFGSGWRMPIAAQW